The proteins below are encoded in one region of Sphingobacterium sp. R2:
- a CDS encoding DUF5125 domain-containing protein, protein MKRYFINLLLGTAALTAVSSCKKDEKYTYQVGDPKIELKSPISSANFGDSLEFQVHVSDKEVALSTVKAQLYFTDDKVTETVIRTKENGDYAGKIYVPFLKGIPDGKATLKFVLQNISQKITEQSFDINLSRPDFPYLTLVTESKSYRMEKVGRNQYAAKENFAAEVKGYIQAPKVGTQGNAMNFGWVNNVINFGSTAEIPFSNSTSGVYPIQFNTLTFQASPFIVVLLNGSQFSRLDDKHAKVELELTQGKTTAFEGIADLQDWWIDPDFFTKAADGTLSFKGSTGKYRVTADFNLKYFVVEAMTGNDLAKLQDDGTGGVWIIGEGIGKPKVSSNQVGWNTDKALCLVPLGNKKYQITVKAAESINSDNINFKFFHQKGWGGEFGGADVTTTSDIVFIGNGNNGRDSGNLGIKSGKVLESGKTYIFTLDLTAGNKKAVLTVAAK, encoded by the coding sequence ATGAAAAGATACTTCATCAATCTACTCTTGGGAACTGCTGCTCTTACCGCAGTTAGTTCCTGTAAAAAGGATGAAAAATATACCTATCAGGTAGGGGATCCTAAAATCGAATTGAAATCACCTATCTCATCCGCAAATTTTGGGGATAGCCTAGAATTTCAAGTACACGTTTCCGATAAAGAAGTTGCACTCTCTACGGTTAAAGCCCAGTTATATTTTACAGATGACAAGGTAACAGAGACCGTGATCCGTACCAAAGAAAACGGAGACTACGCTGGAAAGATTTATGTTCCATTCCTGAAAGGTATTCCCGATGGAAAAGCAACCCTTAAGTTTGTCCTACAGAATATTAGCCAAAAAATAACGGAACAATCTTTTGATATTAATCTGAGCAGACCCGACTTCCCATATTTGACTTTAGTCACAGAATCCAAGTCCTATCGCATGGAAAAGGTCGGGCGCAACCAATATGCGGCAAAAGAAAATTTTGCAGCTGAGGTAAAAGGCTATATTCAAGCGCCAAAAGTAGGTACACAAGGCAATGCGATGAATTTTGGATGGGTCAATAATGTTATTAATTTCGGTTCTACTGCCGAAATTCCATTCTCGAATTCGACTTCTGGTGTATATCCGATTCAATTTAATACATTGACATTTCAGGCTTCTCCGTTTATTGTTGTACTACTCAATGGATCGCAGTTTAGTCGACTGGATGATAAACATGCTAAAGTTGAACTCGAGCTGACCCAAGGGAAAACGACGGCTTTTGAAGGGATTGCGGATCTGCAAGATTGGTGGATCGATCCAGATTTCTTTACCAAAGCGGCCGATGGAACCCTATCGTTTAAAGGATCAACTGGAAAATACCGTGTTACCGCAGACTTTAACTTAAAATACTTTGTGGTTGAGGCGATGACAGGCAATGATTTGGCAAAACTACAGGATGACGGAACTGGTGGCGTCTGGATTATTGGCGAAGGAATTGGAAAACCTAAGGTATCCAGTAATCAGGTAGGCTGGAATACAGATAAGGCGCTTTGTTTGGTTCCCTTAGGTAATAAGAAGTATCAGATAACGGTTAAGGCCGCAGAGTCTATAAATTCTGATAACATCAACTTCAAATTTTTCCATCAAAAAGGATGGGGTGGTGAATTTGGAGGTGCGGACGTCACTACAACAAGTGATATTGTATTTATTGGGAATGGCAATAACGGTCGGGATTCTGGTAATCTGGGCATCAAATCTGGTAAAGTATTAGAATCAGGTAAGACCTATATTTTCACGCTGGATCTGACTGCCGGCAATAAGAAGGCTGTGCTAACCGTAGCAGCGAAGTAA
- a CDS encoding glycoside hydrolase family 30 beta sandwich domain-containing protein, with protein sequence MIYTFLLSCLVAATSCNRDSYTPSQGEDIKKSGDVTIYTTTGSRSLDFGKRFVDFSSKFNMSPNTITLDPAKKFQTMDGFGAAITGSTCYNLMKMSKEDRTKFLTETFSDKDGMGMNYIRIAIGCSDFSLSEYTCWDKQGKENFGMQMEETQYIIPVLKEILAINPSVKIMGSPWTPPKWMKVNNLTDLKPFDSWTSGQLNPKYYQDYGWYFVQWIQAMKKEGINIYSITVQNEPLNRKNSASLYMSWQEQQAFVKQSLGPQLKAANLSTKIYAFDHNYNYDDIADQTDYPVKIYNDPAAAAFFAGAAYHNYGGDKAELIDIHNQRPDKELVFTETSIGEWNDGRNLEKRLMEDMREVAIGTVNNWSKGVIVWNLMLDTEKGPNREGGCQTCYGAVDINKANYKNITRNSHYYIVGHLSSVVKSGATRIGTSGYTAEGLVYTAFQNTDGTYAVVLLNDSGDSRKITLADGKNHFSYDVPAKAVVSYRWTY encoded by the coding sequence ATGATATATACATTCTTGTTGTCCTGTCTCGTGGCGGCAACATCTTGTAACCGTGACAGCTATACACCTTCACAAGGTGAAGATATTAAAAAAAGTGGTGATGTTACCATTTATACCACGACAGGCAGTCGGTCTTTGGATTTTGGAAAACGCTTTGTTGATTTTAGCTCCAAATTTAATATGTCGCCCAATACAATTACGTTAGATCCAGCGAAGAAATTTCAGACGATGGATGGATTCGGCGCGGCAATTACAGGATCCACATGCTATAATCTAATGAAAATGAGTAAGGAAGATCGAACAAAATTTCTTACAGAAACTTTTTCCGATAAAGATGGAATGGGTATGAATTACATTCGTATTGCTATTGGATGTTCTGACTTTTCGTTGAGTGAATACACCTGCTGGGACAAGCAAGGGAAAGAAAATTTCGGTATGCAGATGGAAGAAACCCAATATATCATTCCGGTACTTAAAGAGATACTTGCTATCAATCCATCTGTAAAGATCATGGGCTCACCATGGACTCCACCGAAATGGATGAAAGTTAACAACCTGACTGATCTAAAGCCTTTTGATTCCTGGACTAGCGGACAGCTAAATCCAAAATACTATCAGGATTATGGATGGTATTTCGTGCAATGGATCCAGGCAATGAAGAAAGAAGGTATCAATATTTATTCCATCACTGTTCAAAATGAGCCTTTGAATAGGAAGAACTCTGCGTCGCTTTATATGTCATGGCAAGAACAGCAAGCTTTTGTAAAACAATCTTTAGGGCCACAATTAAAAGCAGCAAACCTGTCGACAAAAATCTATGCGTTTGATCACAATTATAACTATGATGATATTGCTGATCAGACTGATTACCCTGTGAAGATCTATAACGATCCGGCAGCCGCCGCATTCTTTGCGGGAGCAGCTTACCACAACTATGGTGGTGATAAAGCGGAGCTAATAGATATCCATAATCAACGTCCGGATAAAGAACTGGTATTTACAGAAACATCCATTGGAGAATGGAATGATGGCCGGAATCTTGAAAAACGTTTGATGGAAGATATGCGTGAAGTCGCCATTGGCACAGTGAACAATTGGAGTAAGGGTGTCATAGTCTGGAATCTGATGTTAGATACCGAAAAAGGACCGAATCGTGAGGGCGGCTGTCAGACATGTTATGGAGCTGTAGATATCAATAAGGCGAATTATAAAAATATAACGCGCAATTCGCACTATTATATTGTTGGTCACCTTTCTTCGGTGGTCAAATCAGGAGCCACACGGATTGGCACCTCTGGGTATACTGCTGAAGGCTTGGTTTATACGGCGTTTCAAAATACAGATGGAACTTATGCGGTTGTTTTATTAAATGACTCAGGCGATAGCCGCAAAATTACCTTAGCCGACGGTAAAAATCATTTTAGCTATGATGTGCCAGCCAAGGCGGTTGTTTCTTACCGCTGGACTTATTAA
- a CDS encoding 2,3,4,5-tetrahydropyridine-2,6-dicarboxylate N-succinyltransferase: MVEPLKKLIEEAWEDRQLLEYKEYTEAIRTVIMKLDSGEIRVAELIGTRWHVNDWIKKAVILYFPINDMREMTAGPFVFHDKMKLKTDYKHTGVRVVPGASARLGAYLAKGVIMMPSYVNIGAYVDEGTMVDTWATVGSCAQIGKHVHLSGGVGIGGVLEPVQAAPVIIEDNVFIGSRAIVVEGIRVEKEAVLGANVVLTASTKIIDVTGSEPVEYKGYVPARSVVIPGSYTKKFAAGEYQVPCALIIGQRKESTDKKTSLNDALREHNVAV, translated from the coding sequence ATGGTAGAGCCACTTAAAAAACTGATTGAGGAAGCTTGGGAAGATAGGCAATTATTAGAATATAAAGAATATACGGAAGCGATTCGTACGGTCATCATGAAATTAGATAGCGGTGAAATTCGCGTCGCTGAACTGATTGGCACCAGATGGCACGTAAACGATTGGATCAAGAAAGCTGTTATTTTGTACTTCCCTATTAATGACATGCGTGAAATGACTGCTGGGCCTTTTGTATTTCATGATAAGATGAAACTCAAAACAGACTATAAGCATACAGGCGTGCGTGTTGTACCAGGAGCATCGGCTCGTTTAGGTGCTTATTTGGCTAAAGGGGTTATTATGATGCCTTCTTATGTCAATATTGGTGCTTATGTAGACGAAGGTACGATGGTGGACACATGGGCAACTGTTGGCTCTTGCGCCCAGATCGGCAAACACGTACATTTAAGTGGTGGCGTTGGCATTGGTGGTGTATTGGAACCTGTACAAGCAGCTCCGGTTATTATCGAAGACAATGTTTTCATCGGATCAAGAGCAATTGTAGTCGAAGGTATTCGCGTAGAAAAGGAAGCCGTATTAGGCGCTAATGTTGTACTGACAGCCTCAACAAAAATTATTGATGTGACTGGATCTGAGCCAGTAGAATATAAAGGCTATGTACCTGCCCGCTCTGTTGTTATTCCAGGATCGTATACGAAAAAATTTGCAGCTGGAGAATATCAGGTTCCTTGTGCCCTGATTATCGGACAACGTAAAGAGTCTACGGACAAAAAGACTTCATTAAACGATGCTTTACGTGAACACAATGTTGCGGTTTAA
- a CDS encoding RagB/SusD family nutrient uptake outer membrane protein has protein sequence MKKYISNALSLLTGSLFLFSCSLNRDPLSDYSDVSQGKTETGTQVVFKNRAEVETYLAGIYQQMKDRQEHWYLDLLLIGDSHADNSYAGTTGAEVLPFENNSIEGSNSVVDRDWGRYLEDVGRANRLIIYVDSVADKSLSDTDIRAYKAQAKLFRALAMFDMVRIFGSIPVITTIAPDITGDNVNEVYPQYFPKQATEEEAYKQIEKDLLDGLADAPANNNGNKTLFTKSVARAMLAKIYAEKPIRDYGKVVQFVDALTADGFDLNANYSDLYAMNASNTDLAQRNTKESILEAQFTAGGGNWATWMFGRDLSNYDNNFTWAKWVTPSRDLIQTYTNEGDQIRLGQSIVYYSTTWSNYYPSNNYPFMFKLRSAFNSIVKLRYADLLLLKAEALIQQGSDLSGAADIIDKIRTRVKLPKLSSAVRSNKDALLDAYLKERRLELAFEGQRWFDLVRLDKVESVMNAVYAKDAGRKAQVYPFTKNSYRLPIPQPKIDQNPNLVQNPGY, from the coding sequence ATGAAAAAATATATAAGTAACGCACTTTCTTTGCTAACGGGCTCCTTGTTTTTATTTTCCTGTTCGCTAAATCGTGATCCGCTTTCGGATTATTCGGATGTGAGCCAGGGTAAAACAGAGACAGGAACACAGGTTGTTTTTAAAAATAGGGCCGAGGTGGAAACCTATCTGGCTGGAATATATCAACAGATGAAAGACAGGCAAGAGCATTGGTATCTCGACCTGCTCTTGATCGGAGATTCTCACGCCGACAATTCCTATGCTGGAACGACAGGAGCGGAAGTTCTGCCTTTTGAGAACAATTCTATTGAAGGATCTAATTCTGTTGTTGACCGCGATTGGGGAAGATACCTGGAAGACGTTGGACGCGCAAATCGCTTGATCATTTATGTGGATAGTGTCGCCGATAAATCGCTGAGCGATACAGATATTAGAGCGTATAAGGCACAAGCAAAACTATTCAGGGCATTGGCCATGTTTGATATGGTCCGTATATTTGGATCGATCCCTGTGATTACCACCATTGCACCCGATATTACGGGAGATAATGTCAATGAAGTTTATCCACAGTATTTTCCAAAACAAGCCACCGAAGAAGAAGCCTATAAGCAGATCGAAAAAGATCTGCTAGATGGATTGGCTGATGCACCAGCCAACAATAACGGCAATAAGACCTTATTTACTAAATCTGTAGCGCGTGCTATGTTGGCAAAGATCTATGCCGAAAAGCCAATTCGGGATTATGGTAAAGTCGTTCAATTTGTTGATGCCCTGACTGCTGATGGCTTTGACCTCAATGCTAATTACTCAGATTTGTATGCGATGAACGCAAGCAATACGGATCTTGCGCAACGTAATACGAAAGAATCTATTTTAGAAGCACAGTTTACAGCAGGAGGCGGTAATTGGGCCACTTGGATGTTTGGACGTGATTTGTCCAATTATGATAACAACTTTACCTGGGCAAAATGGGTAACTCCGTCTCGGGATTTGATACAGACCTATACGAACGAGGGAGATCAAATTCGTTTGGGCCAATCGATCGTTTATTATTCCACAACCTGGAGTAATTATTATCCTTCAAATAACTATCCATTCATGTTTAAGTTGCGGTCTGCATTTAATAGTATTGTTAAGCTTCGTTACGCTGATCTATTGTTGTTGAAAGCAGAAGCATTAATTCAGCAGGGATCAGATTTATCTGGAGCTGCCGACATTATAGACAAAATCCGTACGCGTGTTAAATTGCCTAAATTATCTTCAGCGGTACGTTCCAATAAAGATGCTTTATTGGATGCTTATTTGAAAGAACGTAGACTGGAATTGGCCTTCGAAGGACAGCGCTGGTTTGATCTTGTGCGCTTAGACAAGGTAGAGTCAGTTATGAATGCTGTTTATGCAAAAGATGCTGGGCGAAAAGCGCAGGTATACCCTTTTACAAAAAACTCTTACCGCTTGCCGATCCCGCAACCAAAAATTGATCAGAACCCTAACCTCGTTCAGAATCCTGGCTATTAA
- the folP gene encoding dihydropteroate synthase: protein MKRFQTSPCHSILVNGTLMTFDMPIIMGILNVTPDSFYDGGDNTTIERAVEKAKELLLEGAQILDIGAYSSRPGAPLISSQEEMDRALPPIRAIKAAFPDAILSIDTFRADVAAAAVEAGVHIINDVSGGTLDDNMFTTVAKYQVPYILMHMRGIPENMQEKTDYTDIVTDVATFLGGRIAMLRSMGVKDIILDPGFGFAKTEEQNYELLYRVDELHYFELPILGGISRKSMIYKKIQITAQEALNGTTALNTLLLERGVQILRVHDVKEAKQLVDLFYS, encoded by the coding sequence ATGAAAAGATTCCAAACGTCACCCTGTCATTCTATACTAGTGAATGGCACCTTAATGACCTTCGATATGCCCATTATTATGGGTATACTTAATGTAACTCCGGATTCTTTTTACGATGGCGGCGATAATACGACCATCGAGCGTGCAGTAGAGAAAGCGAAGGAGCTATTGCTTGAGGGAGCGCAAATTCTTGATATTGGCGCCTATTCTTCACGCCCAGGCGCACCATTAATTTCATCACAGGAAGAAATGGATCGAGCCCTCCCCCCAATTCGAGCAATTAAAGCAGCGTTTCCTGACGCCATTTTATCGATTGATACCTTCAGGGCCGACGTTGCAGCTGCAGCAGTCGAAGCAGGCGTTCACATTATTAATGATGTATCTGGTGGTACACTCGACGATAATATGTTTACTACAGTAGCCAAATACCAGGTTCCTTACATTCTTATGCATATGCGCGGTATTCCCGAAAATATGCAGGAAAAAACAGACTATACAGATATTGTAACGGATGTTGCCACGTTTTTGGGTGGGCGCATCGCCATGCTAAGAAGTATGGGGGTGAAAGACATTATTCTTGATCCAGGCTTTGGCTTTGCCAAGACAGAGGAACAGAACTATGAGTTGCTTTATCGTGTCGACGAACTTCATTATTTCGAATTACCAATTTTGGGCGGAATATCCCGCAAATCCATGATCTATAAAAAAATCCAGATCACAGCCCAGGAAGCGTTAAACGGTACTACCGCTTTAAATACATTACTTCTCGAAAGAGGCGTACAAATTCTCCGTGTACACGATGTAAAAGAAGCGAAACAGTTGGTTGATCTCTTCTATTCATAG
- the ytxJ gene encoding bacillithiol system redox-active protein YtxJ, protein MINWIELNTEQQLQELYQSDKVAAIFKHSTTCGISNMAKRSLERMSALSDHDYTIYLLDLLRYRSLSNEIAQRWNVEHQSPQILIIEGKASIYDASHGDIQFDEIEKYLVAI, encoded by the coding sequence ATGATCAATTGGATAGAATTAAACACAGAACAACAGCTACAAGAACTATATCAATCGGATAAAGTTGCAGCTATTTTTAAACACAGTACAACGTGTGGTATTAGTAATATGGCTAAACGCAGTCTTGAACGAATGTCTGCGCTATCAGACCATGATTATACGATTTATCTCTTAGACCTATTACGCTACCGTTCCCTTTCAAATGAGATTGCTCAACGCTGGAATGTAGAGCATCAATCTCCTCAAATATTGATTATTGAAGGAAAAGCCAGTATATACGATGCTTCACATGGCGATATCCAATTTGATGAAATAGAGAAATACTTAGTGGCAATTTAA
- a CDS encoding L-threonylcarbamoyladenylate synthase, translating into MSGFVDREDLNKALETLKNGGLILYPTDTIWGIGCDATNPEAVEKVFQLKGRDKSKSLIVLLHNDNQLASYVNEIPDVAYQLIEYTEKPLTIVYSNAKNLAPNAIAEDGSIGIRIVKHPFCEQLLQRFRKPIISTSANISGEPTAKDFDEITDTIKAGVDYIVAYDRDITTDGKSSTVMKLDPSGKFEFIRK; encoded by the coding sequence ATGAGTGGATTCGTAGATCGGGAAGATTTGAATAAGGCCTTGGAAACGCTAAAAAATGGCGGACTAATCCTCTACCCAACGGATACAATTTGGGGAATAGGCTGCGATGCTACCAATCCTGAAGCGGTAGAAAAAGTTTTTCAACTGAAAGGAAGGGATAAATCTAAAAGTCTGATAGTCTTATTACATAATGACAATCAACTGGCGAGTTATGTCAATGAGATCCCCGACGTCGCTTATCAACTTATTGAATACACAGAAAAGCCTTTGACAATTGTTTATTCGAATGCCAAAAATCTCGCTCCCAATGCAATAGCGGAAGACGGATCTATTGGCATTCGAATTGTCAAACACCCTTTTTGCGAGCAGCTGTTACAACGCTTTCGCAAACCCATAATTTCCACTTCGGCCAATATCAGCGGTGAACCTACAGCAAAAGATTTTGATGAAATCACTGACACCATTAAAGCTGGAGTAGACTATATTGTCGCCTATGACAGAGACATAACAACAGATGGGAAATCATCTACTGTCATGAAGTTGGACCCAAGTGGTAAATTCGAATTTATTAGAAAATAG
- the ribH gene encoding 6,7-dimethyl-8-ribityllumazine synthase, whose product MASSIKNLSDFSHIQVADASTFKFAIVVAQWNAEITGALLNGAVKGLEEHGAKENNIEIIEVPGSFELISGADLALRNQGFDAVICLGCVIQGETRHFDFICDAVANGIANVGLKYNKPAIFGVLTTDNLQQALDRAGGKHGNKGEEAAITAIQMAHIAKRF is encoded by the coding sequence ATGGCAAGTAGCATTAAAAATTTATCAGACTTCTCGCATATCCAAGTTGCGGATGCGAGTACATTCAAATTTGCAATTGTTGTCGCACAATGGAATGCAGAAATTACAGGTGCATTATTAAATGGTGCAGTAAAAGGCCTGGAAGAGCATGGAGCTAAAGAAAATAATATTGAAATTATTGAGGTCCCTGGAAGTTTTGAATTAATTTCAGGGGCGGATCTGGCACTGAGAAATCAGGGCTTTGACGCAGTTATTTGTTTAGGTTGTGTTATCCAGGGCGAAACAAGACACTTTGATTTCATCTGCGATGCGGTTGCAAATGGCATCGCCAATGTGGGGCTCAAATATAATAAGCCAGCAATTTTTGGCGTATTAACAACAGACAACCTCCAACAGGCATTGGATCGTGCAGGTGGAAAGCATGGTAATAAAGGTGAAGAAGCTGCTATTACAGCTATACAGATGGCTCATATCGCCAAAAGATTCTAA
- a CDS encoding RNA-binding S4 domain-containing protein translates to MAGTSEKLRIDKYLWSIRLFKTRTLATEACKAGRVKLKGQNIKPSYEVKIGDVYHIQKGIERKVVLVTGLLERRVDAKTAVQFYEDQTPVEETVGYKSMFHAPVLKRDRGSGRPTKKDRREIDDLQSSEWWEKDDEIENPEQKK, encoded by the coding sequence ATGGCTGGAACATCAGAAAAATTGAGAATTGATAAATATTTGTGGTCAATTCGCTTATTTAAGACGAGAACCTTAGCGACCGAGGCGTGCAAGGCCGGGCGGGTCAAATTAAAAGGGCAGAATATAAAACCATCTTACGAAGTGAAGATAGGTGATGTGTACCACATTCAAAAAGGTATTGAGCGGAAAGTCGTCCTCGTGACCGGCCTGTTAGAGCGTCGTGTGGATGCAAAGACTGCCGTACAATTCTATGAGGATCAAACTCCTGTTGAAGAGACGGTTGGCTATAAATCTATGTTTCACGCTCCTGTCCTCAAAAGAGATCGTGGCAGCGGTCGGCCTACTAAAAAGGACCGTCGAGAAATCGATGATCTGCAATCTTCAGAATGGTGGGAAAAGGACGATGAAATAGAAAATCCAGAACAAAAAAAATAG
- a CDS encoding DUF4920 domain-containing protein, with protein MKKIVLFFASAFAVTNLALAQQKDIPAAKPGVKYGKEISASNAISVAKLEKELTQKNAFHGKITGKVVEVCKKKGCFMTLQRDGEEPITVRFKDYGFFMPSDIVGKTVVVEGSAKKKEVSVASLQHAAKDLGKSQAEIDQITQPKKDIIIIADGVLVIK; from the coding sequence ATGAAAAAGATTGTTTTGTTTTTTGCATCAGCTTTTGCTGTTACCAATTTAGCTTTGGCACAGCAAAAAGATATTCCCGCAGCCAAGCCCGGCGTAAAATATGGGAAAGAAATTTCTGCTTCCAATGCGATTTCGGTGGCAAAGCTTGAAAAGGAGCTTACACAAAAGAATGCTTTCCATGGAAAGATAACGGGTAAGGTGGTAGAAGTGTGTAAAAAAAAAGGTTGTTTCATGACCTTGCAACGTGACGGAGAAGAGCCTATTACCGTTCGTTTTAAAGACTATGGTTTCTTTATGCCATCTGATATTGTGGGTAAGACGGTTGTCGTAGAGGGGAGCGCAAAGAAAAAAGAAGTTTCCGTCGCATCATTACAACATGCGGCAAAGGATCTTGGCAAATCACAGGCTGAAATAGATCAAATTACACAACCCAAAAAAGACATAATCATTATCGCTGATGGTGTGTTGGTTATAAAATAA
- a CDS encoding tetratricopeptide repeat protein — translation MSKNTNNTNQGFKPSKGSFFQDNQKSVVFILGGIVVLILLYFGYQKLYLDPRAEEASNRMYKAEQLATIDSLQNKAIMGDGSFLGFKQIADEYSNTKSANIANAYLGGLYLRQGKFEEAVKALEKYSPTGSQILDPLVIGLTGDAYSELKDYKKAADYYKQASEKSSNSYTTPMFLKKLGLVYEAQNDYKGAETAYKKIKTDFPESQEASTIDGLLGRVQAHL, via the coding sequence ATGTCTAAAAACACAAATAATACAAATCAAGGTTTCAAACCTTCAAAAGGATCTTTTTTCCAAGATAACCAAAAAAGCGTAGTGTTCATTTTAGGTGGTATCGTTGTATTGATCTTACTTTATTTTGGATATCAAAAGCTGTATCTAGATCCGAGAGCAGAAGAAGCTTCGAACCGTATGTATAAAGCTGAACAGCTTGCCACAATCGATTCTTTGCAAAACAAAGCAATCATGGGAGATGGTTCATTTCTTGGATTTAAACAAATTGCGGATGAATATTCGAATACAAAATCGGCAAATATAGCGAATGCTTATTTAGGCGGGTTGTATTTGCGCCAAGGTAAATTTGAAGAGGCTGTAAAAGCACTCGAAAAATATTCTCCTACGGGAAGCCAAATTCTAGACCCTTTGGTAATTGGTTTAACAGGTGATGCATACTCAGAGTTAAAAGACTACAAAAAAGCTGCTGATTACTATAAACAAGCTTCCGAAAAATCGAGCAATTCATATACTACACCGATGTTTTTAAAAAAATTAGGCCTTGTTTATGAAGCACAAAATGATTATAAAGGTGCAGAGACTGCCTATAAAAAGATTAAGACAGATTTTCCTGAAAGCCAAGAGGCCAGCACAATTGATGGTTTATTAGGCCGCGTACAGGCACATTTATAA